The following proteins come from a genomic window of Chitinivibrionales bacterium:
- the sprA gene encoding cell surface protein SprA: MRRRNSKPAAVRPVTTAAPAGGHSPAIVHRRNAEAMVRTAAAFVCIALWAAAAVQAQAVRSRPPEIELFHPLSEEPVPPSILFQERPALLENKSTLFEDREVIDFEKREVSFERAEKNYNIVVWQYRYDELDSYLESRRRAILLSLWYKSALTALATSAEKKKNLLAALAWELPVQYPSWAQRILGKDPPRLSISGYEKIIVSYETGKTDLQASNVQTRPNNGLVFDQENQFSITGSVGRLINLNIKGTTKQVDQVENPLKNFKIEYKGEGDELEDEIVQQVSAGATSFEMPSTQLSGYSGGHQGLFGLNVKSKLGPLALTGVASIEEGESQKATLYPSGQGESSTQISEKDFIRNKKFFLDTVYLNRYLGDSTGTPVVESLQVWLSNDKIRQQASASNTSNSTSDIYRFIGSSRQAFKYLRQNHEYYLDPKEGSIRFDSITIDNALDDIGIYLQTSGPRVIKKGFNALNSTSATDTLWILKLHDFDSTNATFPLMWRNIYMLPQGFDASKFRLRVTKALPDTNIDKVNNTYFSEILGLTDDKGNPYSNTQQIFDNINNLIILPVQFKGKNGTRGNEPFSNDALGPDNANHDIYRKTGVDFDNVTKKFLITMSGSSRKTTFTLGFGSVMEGTEVLRVGSTSGPRLERGKDYIIDYQLGQVDLISKNAQSADKIEVEYQSESQFTPNQKVFLGARGEMKLPFFSDKSFIGASVLWQDASSRDAVPKINQEPYSKLLLDMNMAIDVEPEWMTKAVNLLPLVSTAAKSTVTFEAEVAHSITNPNTDGQAYIDDFESSKETYPMGLSQATWYQASPPTPWVTYNDSAATNDSLLHHPPAWIQYWYAPLGDAQELKTNIFDSCTDCNNQTQADKYEPTLNWVAQMAPPDTNPYRSRYDSTANPWAGIMTYFPSGTTNREKDKYLEFWARDTGGGRMYIDLGTVSEAVSLDGGPPYDSLMLEDKHNTGVLCDSLNIGLDHRVDKDEFYCVPNAAKTGWDTLWCYMRDTAATMAAGHNVWLTDAKGHEINDPWLAYPSGTPGIPGDPSKDNYKSYDITIKGDEGNYRFVNGTERDGYLNTEDLNGDGFQRVNDENYFRRFIDFGKQNDSVFLRSNANNYQVSDSVANESKRLPEPRWHLYRVPLNDTITGICQRFGSPKWNDIKYIRIWWTNIGNAKRSKENTIQFARIQFVGNQWLEVPAVHADSSHEVKLAVSTVNTEDNAKSYGHDLPPGVYRLTDAQGNLARESSLDLVYKNINAGDTALVERSMAFQPLNLSSYDNLSVLVHNDTTGRTGFWYFLRFGTDDSTYYESRMQLSVKGWRQMNISLREISDMKLSFQRELSDTVALDASVQSGTNIFTVRSPKGRSPSFANITYMAMGVMRDSSATGPPLNGELWIDEMKVSGIKPLSGWAARLQLTTKWADFMNLSLGVDYQDGSFRRMTDNQTGLANSQLSMNFSVDWDVDKFLPERWGVNIPLGTRFTGSLMRPQIKPGSDIYLNLPNGGSDGLLEMYQDALNMLLGTNFQGPSTDSRHFQTRTFQRDWWTGYAKKSQSKNPFINMTLDRTAVDLSASFKTVQTGQGQRKESEGGADVLDQEFLDSYHGILKYNLNPTLEPRFYKFKPFEQSKLLWLPERIKNYEFSYLPTTLTFDVAEVTYSKDITIKGLTYDTTVAKRLELDHRMNLVYDPINILNFSYNLSTSRNLDNDVSRLDLQKSWWSFLTNNIAQMDTAWGHYGVLYGERARTQGMTLRFDPSFLDWLSHSFDYSANYKQNANFMTNDPTPYQNLTSDATFHLSSTLTLASLFKNFADGFANYKAMAKVFKSIEDALNKIAFNSVKFDYSAKSSLLNDDYDVGLLRSRGITQGKFLGYQFGLSGRNAWDVVTGNMDDNAFGGMNFRRTAANLEQYDTRTSSMNYSLSTSFNLPDPIDIQFTDIRLGWSRQYLVRPDTTAKDTTFTFPDFSVSMKSGLLGKIPLLAQQVQGLQISSSCNYQKKLRVNGTASNMNWTTTDALKFSPVVGVDGTLKRWPVNANASWTWGRSTETNRMNQNAAASDANNSYKETMDNDYKLGIKYEVSKSGGVNELKILMWTIPMKGRLVTGLDADYGTDVTKTATGGAEPTESANSTVMSLSPHASYDFTDNITGQLSYTGSQKKDLSQTTTSHIFSLTVEIRFNP, from the coding sequence ATGCGGCGCCGCAATAGCAAGCCGGCCGCGGTCCGGCCGGTCACGACCGCGGCGCCCGCGGGCGGGCATTCCCCCGCCATTGTGCACCGGAGAAACGCCGAAGCCATGGTCCGTACCGCCGCAGCCTTTGTTTGCATCGCACTCTGGGCGGCGGCAGCGGTGCAGGCGCAGGCGGTGCGGTCCCGGCCGCCCGAGATAGAACTTTTCCATCCGCTCAGCGAGGAGCCGGTGCCTCCCAGCATTCTCTTTCAGGAGCGGCCCGCCCTGCTTGAAAACAAATCCACGTTGTTTGAAGACCGCGAGGTGATCGATTTCGAAAAGCGCGAGGTTTCGTTTGAGCGCGCCGAGAAAAATTACAACATCGTCGTCTGGCAGTACCGCTACGACGAGCTCGATTCCTATCTGGAAAGCAGGAGACGCGCCATCCTCCTGTCGCTGTGGTACAAGAGCGCCCTCACCGCCCTCGCCACTTCGGCCGAAAAGAAAAAGAACCTTTTGGCGGCGCTGGCATGGGAGCTGCCGGTGCAGTACCCTTCGTGGGCGCAGCGCATTTTGGGAAAGGACCCGCCGCGGCTCTCGATAAGCGGCTACGAGAAGATCATCGTCTCCTACGAAACCGGCAAGACCGACCTGCAGGCATCCAACGTGCAGACGCGGCCGAACAACGGGCTCGTGTTCGACCAGGAAAACCAGTTTTCCATCACCGGCAGCGTGGGTCGGCTCATCAATCTCAACATCAAGGGCACCACCAAGCAGGTCGACCAGGTTGAAAACCCGCTCAAGAACTTCAAGATAGAATACAAGGGCGAGGGCGACGAGCTCGAGGACGAGATCGTGCAGCAGGTGAGCGCGGGCGCCACGAGCTTCGAGATGCCGAGCACGCAGCTGTCGGGATATTCCGGAGGCCACCAGGGGCTGTTCGGGCTCAACGTGAAATCCAAACTCGGGCCGCTCGCCCTCACCGGGGTCGCGAGCATCGAGGAGGGCGAGTCGCAGAAGGCGACGCTGTATCCATCGGGCCAGGGCGAATCGAGCACGCAGATCAGCGAAAAGGATTTCATCAGGAACAAAAAATTCTTTCTCGACACCGTGTATCTCAACCGTTACCTCGGTGATTCCACCGGCACGCCCGTTGTGGAATCGCTGCAGGTGTGGCTGTCGAACGACAAGATCAGGCAGCAGGCCAGCGCGTCCAACACCAGCAATTCAACATCCGACATATACAGGTTCATCGGGTCGTCGCGCCAGGCTTTTAAATATCTCAGGCAGAACCATGAATATTATCTCGATCCCAAGGAGGGCTCGATCAGGTTCGACAGCATCACCATCGACAACGCGCTCGACGACATCGGTATTTACCTGCAAACCAGCGGCCCAAGGGTAATTAAAAAAGGCTTCAATGCGCTGAACAGCACGAGCGCCACCGACACCCTGTGGATCCTCAAGTTGCACGACTTTGACTCCACGAATGCCACCTTCCCCCTGATGTGGCGCAATATATACATGTTGCCGCAGGGGTTCGATGCGTCAAAGTTCCGCCTGCGGGTGACAAAGGCGCTTCCGGACACGAACATCGACAAAGTTAACAACACGTATTTTTCTGAAATTCTCGGGCTCACCGACGACAAGGGCAATCCCTACTCCAACACCCAACAGATCTTCGACAACATCAACAACCTCATCATCCTTCCCGTCCAATTCAAGGGCAAGAACGGCACGCGCGGCAACGAGCCGTTTTCGAACGACGCGCTCGGCCCCGACAACGCCAACCACGACATCTATCGCAAGACGGGAGTTGATTTCGACAACGTCACGAAGAAATTCCTCATAACGATGTCCGGTTCGTCAAGAAAGACCACGTTCACCTTGGGGTTCGGCAGCGTGATGGAGGGCACCGAGGTGCTCAGGGTGGGAAGCACCAGCGGCCCCCGGCTCGAACGCGGCAAGGACTACATCATCGACTACCAGCTGGGCCAGGTGGACCTGATCTCGAAGAACGCGCAGTCGGCCGACAAGATCGAGGTGGAATACCAGAGCGAGTCGCAGTTCACGCCCAACCAAAAGGTGTTTCTCGGCGCGCGCGGCGAGATGAAACTGCCTTTCTTCAGCGACAAGTCGTTCATCGGCGCCAGCGTGCTGTGGCAGGACGCCTCATCGCGCGATGCAGTCCCGAAAATCAATCAGGAACCATATTCCAAGCTGCTGCTCGACATGAACATGGCCATCGACGTCGAGCCGGAATGGATGACCAAGGCGGTCAACCTTCTGCCGCTCGTGTCCACGGCCGCGAAATCGACGGTGACCTTCGAAGCGGAGGTGGCGCACAGCATCACCAACCCGAACACCGACGGCCAGGCATACATCGACGATTTTGAAAGCAGCAAGGAAACCTACCCTATGGGTCTGTCGCAGGCGACCTGGTATCAGGCGTCGCCGCCGACGCCCTGGGTGACGTACAACGACTCCGCGGCCACGAACGACTCGCTCCTGCATCACCCGCCTGCGTGGATCCAGTACTGGTACGCGCCGCTGGGCGACGCGCAGGAATTGAAAACCAACATATTTGACTCTTGCACGGACTGCAATAACCAGACGCAGGCCGACAAATACGAGCCCACGCTCAACTGGGTGGCACAGATGGCGCCGCCGGACACCAATCCCTACCGGAGCCGGTACGACTCCACCGCAAACCCGTGGGCGGGCATCATGACCTACTTTCCGTCCGGCACAACAAACAGGGAAAAGGACAAGTACCTTGAATTCTGGGCGAGAGACACGGGCGGCGGCAGGATGTACATAGACCTCGGAACGGTGAGCGAGGCCGTGTCTCTGGATGGCGGGCCGCCTTACGATTCGTTAATGTTGGAAGACAAGCATAACACCGGCGTCCTGTGCGACAGCCTCAACATAGGTCTCGACCACCGTGTTGACAAAGACGAATTCTACTGCGTTCCCAATGCTGCCAAAACCGGGTGGGATACCCTGTGGTGCTATATGCGCGATACGGCGGCGACCATGGCTGCGGGCCACAATGTTTGGCTTACGGACGCCAAAGGGCACGAAATCAACGACCCATGGTTGGCGTATCCTTCGGGAACCCCGGGAATTCCGGGCGACCCGTCAAAGGACAATTACAAATCGTATGATATCACCATCAAGGGCGACGAGGGCAATTACCGTTTTGTAAACGGCACCGAGCGCGACGGCTACCTCAACACCGAAGACCTCAACGGCGACGGGTTCCAACGGGTTAACGATGAAAATTATTTCAGGCGTTTCATCGATTTCGGCAAGCAGAACGACTCGGTGTTTCTCCGTTCCAACGCAAACAACTACCAGGTAAGCGACTCCGTGGCCAACGAAAGCAAGAGGCTCCCGGAACCTCGGTGGCATCTGTACCGGGTGCCGCTCAACGACACGATCACGGGGATCTGCCAGCGGTTCGGATCGCCCAAATGGAACGACATCAAATACATCAGGATTTGGTGGACGAATATCGGCAACGCCAAACGGTCGAAAGAAAACACGATCCAGTTTGCGCGCATCCAGTTTGTGGGAAACCAGTGGCTCGAAGTGCCGGCGGTGCACGCCGATTCCTCGCATGAAGTGAAGCTGGCCGTGTCCACGGTGAACACGGAGGACAACGCGAAAAGCTACGGCCACGACCTGCCGCCCGGCGTATACCGGCTCACCGACGCACAGGGCAACCTTGCCCGTGAATCGTCGCTGGACCTCGTCTACAAAAACATCAACGCGGGCGACACGGCGCTGGTAGAGCGCAGCATGGCGTTTCAGCCGCTCAACCTCTCGAGCTACGACAACCTGTCGGTGCTGGTGCATAACGACACGACGGGTCGCACCGGGTTCTGGTACTTTCTCCGGTTCGGCACCGACGATTCGACGTATTACGAGTCGCGCATGCAGCTTTCGGTAAAGGGCTGGCGGCAGATGAACATAAGCCTCAGGGAGATTTCCGACATGAAGCTCAGCTTTCAGCGGGAGCTGAGCGACACCGTGGCGCTCGACGCGAGCGTCCAGTCGGGCACGAACATTTTCACCGTGCGCTCGCCCAAGGGGCGGTCCCCCAGTTTTGCCAACATCACCTACATGGCCATGGGCGTCATGCGCGATTCGTCGGCCACGGGCCCTCCCCTGAACGGCGAGCTCTGGATCGACGAAATGAAGGTGTCGGGCATCAAACCGCTCAGCGGCTGGGCGGCGCGTTTGCAGCTGACCACCAAGTGGGCCGATTTCATGAACCTGAGCCTGGGGGTCGATTACCAGGACGGCAGCTTCAGGCGCATGACCGACAACCAGACGGGCCTTGCCAATTCCCAGCTGTCAATGAATTTCAGCGTGGACTGGGACGTGGACAAGTTCCTGCCCGAGCGATGGGGGGTCAACATCCCCCTGGGGACGCGGTTCACGGGGTCGCTCATGCGGCCGCAGATCAAACCCGGTTCCGATATTTACCTGAACCTGCCCAACGGCGGAAGCGACGGCCTGCTGGAAATGTACCAGGACGCGCTGAACATGCTGCTCGGTACGAACTTCCAGGGCCCTTCCACTGACTCGCGGCATTTCCAGACCCGGACGTTCCAGCGCGACTGGTGGACCGGGTACGCCAAGAAATCACAGTCGAAAAACCCGTTCATCAATATGACGCTCGACCGGACGGCGGTCGATTTATCGGCCTCATTCAAGACCGTGCAGACCGGCCAGGGACAGCGTAAGGAGTCGGAGGGAGGCGCGGACGTACTCGACCAGGAGTTCCTCGACTCATATCACGGGATACTCAAATACAACCTGAACCCTACGCTTGAGCCACGGTTCTACAAGTTCAAGCCCTTTGAGCAATCCAAGCTGCTGTGGCTGCCCGAGAGAATAAAGAACTACGAATTCAGTTATCTGCCCACGACGCTGACCTTTGACGTGGCGGAGGTGACGTATTCGAAAGACATCACCATCAAGGGCCTGACCTATGACACCACGGTTGCCAAGAGGCTCGAGCTTGACCACCGCATGAACCTTGTCTACGACCCCATCAATATCCTCAATTTCTCGTACAACTTGTCGACCTCCAGGAACCTCGACAACGATGTTTCGCGGCTCGACCTGCAGAAGTCGTGGTGGTCGTTTTTGACGAACAACATCGCCCAGATGGACACGGCGTGGGGGCATTACGGCGTTCTGTACGGCGAGCGCGCGCGCACCCAGGGCATGACCCTGCGGTTCGACCCGTCGTTTCTCGACTGGCTCAGCCATTCGTTCGATTATTCGGCCAACTATAAGCAGAACGCGAACTTCATGACCAACGACCCGACGCCCTACCAGAACCTCACCTCCGACGCGACATTCCATTTGTCAAGCACGCTCACGCTCGCCTCGCTCTTCAAGAACTTCGCCGACGGTTTCGCCAATTACAAGGCCATGGCGAAGGTCTTTAAGTCCATTGAGGACGCGCTCAACAAGATCGCCTTCAACAGCGTCAAGTTCGACTACAGCGCCAAGTCTTCACTGCTCAACGATGACTACGATGTCGGGCTTTTGCGCAGCCGTGGCATCACCCAGGGGAAGTTTCTCGGCTACCAGTTCGGGCTGTCGGGACGTAATGCCTGGGACGTGGTGACGGGCAACATGGACGACAACGCGTTCGGCGGCATGAATTTCCGCAGGACTGCGGCGAACCTGGAGCAGTACGACACGCGCACGAGCAGCATGAACTATTCCCTGAGCACGAGCTTCAACCTGCCCGACCCCATCGACATTCAATTCACCGACATCAGGCTGGGATGGAGCAGGCAATACCTGGTTCGGCCCGACACGACGGCAAAGGACACGACCTTCACGTTCCCCGATTTTTCCGTGTCGATGAAGTCGGGGCTTCTGGGCAAGATTCCGCTCTTGGCCCAGCAGGTGCAGGGGCTGCAGATCTCGAGTTCGTGCAACTACCAGAAAAAGCTCCGCGTGAACGGTACCGCCTCCAACATGAACTGGACCACGACCGACGCGCTCAAGTTTTCGCCGGTCGTGGGCGTCGACGGGACCCTCAAGCGATGGCCGGTCAACGCCAACGCATCGTGGACATGGGGAAGGAGCACCGAGACGAACCGAATGAATCAGAACGCGGCCGCCAGCGACGCCAACAACAGCTACAAGGAGACCATGGACAACGACTACAAACTCGGGATCAAATATGAGGTCAGCAAATCCGGGGGCGTGAACGAGCTTAAAATACTGATGTGGACCATTCCCATGAAAGGCAGGCTGGTCACCGGTCTGGATGCGGACTACGGCACCGACGTCACCAAGACCGCGACCGGAGGCGCGGAACCGACCGAATCGGCCAATTCAACCGTGATGAGCCTCTCACCGCACGCCTCCTACGACTTCACCGACAACATCACCGGCCAGCTCTCCTACACCGGTTCGCAAAAAAAGGACCTTTCCCAGACAACGACATCACATATTTTCTCTTTGACGGTTGAAATACGGTTTAACCCGTAA
- a CDS encoding SUMF1/EgtB/PvdO family nonheme iron enzyme, with product MNSKKKRNNLIILCVIVVICIILVFLLMRGNRGTSHPGVMQPAKQGEPAAQQKMETMRVSRDTGVPPSATAPAETNAARVPTKTSAAYISAKRETSRAVPRADTATSADTAQETEDTSRTDTSQAATLGLCAGDTVAPWVYPDPSGGLHRKAISVTFASTKPCSIEWKQDSAGPWKTYAGDTIRIASSTTLYFRAHDSCGNSMEEREEHYDIKPEETSRFCPKDMEYIKVGAVTFCIDKYEWPNRLGAMPLSFISLYNAVDSCTAAGKRLCATDEWTLACTGPYGWKYPYGATYEPHACVSHDSTARPSGSKPECRGYFEVYDMAGNRAEWTNTRSDRNPQFYNVKGGFWESGPHSSCFEVHYSYYPQNRHNPVGFRCCKDAAPQ from the coding sequence ATGAATTCTAAAAAAAAGAGGAATAATTTAATTATCCTGTGCGTAATCGTGGTGATTTGTATCATCCTGGTTTTCTTGCTGATGCGGGGAAACCGGGGAACCAGCCATCCCGGGGTGATGCAGCCGGCAAAGCAGGGGGAGCCGGCGGCGCAGCAAAAAATGGAAACTATGCGAGTGTCAAGAGATACGGGAGTGCCGCCGAGCGCAACGGCCCCTGCCGAGACGAATGCAGCGCGTGTTCCCACTAAAACGAGCGCCGCATATATTTCCGCCAAACGGGAAACCTCGCGCGCCGTTCCACGGGCCGACACGGCGACAAGCGCCGATACCGCGCAGGAAACCGAAGACACATCCCGCACCGACACGTCTCAAGCCGCGACACTGGGCTTATGCGCCGGCGACACCGTGGCGCCGTGGGTGTATCCCGATCCGTCGGGCGGGCTTCACCGCAAAGCCATCAGCGTCACCTTTGCGTCCACAAAACCGTGCAGCATCGAGTGGAAGCAGGACAGCGCCGGACCCTGGAAAACCTACGCGGGCGACACCATCCGCATCGCGTCAAGCACCACGCTGTATTTCCGGGCGCACGATTCCTGCGGCAACAGCATGGAGGAGCGCGAGGAGCACTATGATATCAAGCCCGAGGAGACATCCCGGTTCTGCCCGAAGGACATGGAATACATAAAGGTCGGAGCCGTGACGTTCTGCATTGACAAATATGAGTGGCCCAACCGGCTCGGTGCCATGCCGCTCTCGTTTATTTCACTGTACAACGCCGTGGATTCGTGCACGGCGGCGGGCAAGCGTCTCTGCGCCACCGACGAATGGACCCTGGCCTGCACCGGGCCCTACGGGTGGAAGTATCCCTACGGGGCGACCTATGAGCCGCATGCCTGCGTGTCCCACGATTCCACGGCGCGTCCGTCGGGAAGCAAGCCGGAGTGCCGCGGGTACTTCGAGGTGTACGACATGGCCGGCAACCGCGCGGAATGGACCAACACGAGGTCGGACAGGAATCCCCAGTTCTACAATGTAAAGGGGGGATTCTGGGAGAGCGGCCCGCACAGCAGCTGTTTCGAGGTGCACTACAGCTATTATCCCCAGAACCGTCATAATCCAGTAGGGTTCAGGTGCTGCAAAGATGCGGCGCCGCAATAG
- the folP gene encoding dihydropteroate synthase yields the protein MHPLLQKTFVIMGIVNVTPDSFFDGGRYASADAAIAHGRALAAEGADILDIGGESTRPGAAPVAADEECRRILPVIEALAAKAGVPVSVDTRKSAVAARAFAAGATWVNDVSAGRFDPAMARFAAQRGCPVILMHSRETPATMQDKPQYRDVVAEVKAELLERVAAFAGAGVQGENIIIDPGIGFAKRLEDNLVLLKRLGELVELGYPVCVGLSRKSFVGRVTGRDADQRLAGSLAALAPARRAGARLFRVHDARETLDALKVLAAIENSSEE from the coding sequence ATGCATCCGCTGTTGCAGAAAACCTTCGTGATCATGGGCATTGTCAATGTGACGCCCGATTCTTTTTTCGACGGGGGACGCTATGCGTCCGCCGACGCCGCGATCGCGCACGGTCGCGCGCTCGCCGCCGAGGGCGCGGACATCCTTGACATCGGGGGAGAATCGACGCGGCCCGGCGCCGCGCCCGTGGCCGCGGACGAGGAATGCAGGAGGATCCTGCCGGTGATCGAGGCGCTGGCGGCAAAAGCAGGCGTGCCCGTAAGCGTGGACACCAGGAAATCGGCGGTCGCGGCGCGGGCGTTTGCGGCCGGCGCCACCTGGGTCAACGACGTCAGCGCGGGCAGGTTCGATCCCGCCATGGCGAGGTTTGCGGCGCAGCGGGGCTGTCCGGTGATCCTCATGCACAGCAGGGAGACGCCGGCCACCATGCAGGACAAGCCGCAGTACCGCGACGTTGTCGCGGAAGTAAAGGCCGAGCTTCTGGAGCGGGTCGCCGCGTTTGCCGGCGCCGGCGTGCAGGGGGAAAATATCATCATCGACCCGGGCATCGGGTTTGCGAAGCGGCTCGAGGACAACCTGGTTCTGCTGAAGCGGCTCGGCGAGCTGGTGGAACTCGGGTATCCCGTATGCGTAGGCCTGTCGAGGAAATCGTTCGTGGGCCGCGTCACCGGCCGCGACGCGGACCAAAGGCTCGCCGGCAGCCTCGCCGCGCTGGCGCCCGCGCGCCGCGCCGGCGCGCGCCTGTTCCGCGTGCACGACGCGCGGGAGACGCTTGACGCGCTCAAGGTGCTTGCTGCGATAGAAAATTCCTCGGAGGAATGA
- the ftsH gene encoding ATP-dependent zinc metalloprotease FtsH, with product MDNKKSAGPQKKTTRKRTGEADGKGNKNPNLKMPSRTFAVWLIVAIVLVFGLKFLQDNGQAREQALTYTQFQALVAAPDAKIVKMDISLKGINRAVLRGEVTDPAVLTKVTQKQAGGAKAFTVVLPFLESSMLKEWDSRGIPYSFLPEKFNWSEMLWGNLFWLLPMILLWMFMLRQMQSGQKGIFSFGKSRAKLQPMDRPQNTFADAAGLDEAKAELEEIIEFLKNPHKFKRLGGKIPKGVLLLGPPGTGKTLLARCVAGEAGVPFLSMSGSDFVEMFVGVGASRVRDLFDTAKRNSPCIIFIDEIDAVGRQRGAGLGGGHDEREQTLNQILVEMDGFEVNSGVILMAATNRPDVLDPALLRPGRFDRQIVVDVPDIKGREGILKVHVRNIPLAADVDLLTIARGTPGFVGADLANLVNEAALMAARFGQEKVTMLDFEEAKDKVLMGVERKSLVLSDDEKRKTAYHEAGHAICNLYCKEADPLHKVTIIPRGRALGVTFSLPGEDKHSYTKDFLIDRICIMMGGRVAEELVFSTMTTGAANDIKQATDIVRKLICDYGMSSELGPLSYGEKDEQIFLGREFNRHRDYSEKTAEVIDGLMRNIVEEQYIRAKDILTKHREELERLAAALLEYELLDREDIMKAIKGLPIGSPKKTRSLVKKPADAEKAHAAAAAGASAENAGGAGASAPGSGTGETPVP from the coding sequence ATGGATAATAAAAAATCCGCCGGACCGCAGAAAAAGACCACGAGAAAACGCACGGGCGAAGCGGACGGTAAAGGCAATAAAAACCCGAATTTGAAGATGCCGTCGCGCACCTTTGCCGTGTGGCTGATAGTGGCCATTGTGCTGGTTTTCGGGTTGAAATTCCTGCAGGACAACGGCCAGGCGCGCGAGCAGGCCCTCACGTACACCCAATTTCAGGCTCTTGTCGCTGCCCCTGACGCAAAAATCGTCAAGATGGATATTTCGCTCAAGGGGATAAACCGCGCGGTGCTGCGCGGCGAAGTCACCGATCCCGCCGTGCTGACAAAGGTAACGCAGAAGCAGGCGGGCGGAGCCAAGGCGTTCACCGTTGTCCTGCCCTTTCTCGAATCGTCCATGCTCAAGGAATGGGACAGCCGCGGCATCCCGTATTCCTTTCTGCCGGAAAAATTCAACTGGAGCGAAATGCTCTGGGGAAACCTGTTCTGGCTCCTGCCCATGATCCTCCTCTGGATGTTCATGCTGCGCCAGATGCAATCGGGCCAGAAGGGCATTTTCTCGTTTGGCAAGAGCAGGGCCAAGCTGCAGCCCATGGACCGTCCCCAGAACACCTTTGCCGACGCGGCCGGGCTTGATGAGGCAAAGGCAGAGCTCGAGGAAATCATTGAGTTTTTAAAGAACCCGCACAAATTCAAGCGGCTGGGCGGGAAGATCCCCAAGGGCGTGCTGCTGCTGGGCCCGCCCGGAACCGGCAAGACCCTGCTCGCCCGCTGCGTTGCGGGGGAGGCGGGCGTTCCCTTTCTTTCCATGAGCGGCTCCGATTTCGTGGAAATGTTCGTGGGCGTGGGCGCGTCGCGCGTCCGCGACCTGTTCGACACCGCCAAGCGCAATTCCCCCTGCATCATCTTCATTGACGAAATAGACGCGGTGGGCAGGCAGCGCGGCGCCGGCCTCGGCGGCGGCCACGACGAGCGCGAGCAGACGCTCAACCAGATCCTGGTCGAAATGGACGGGTTCGAGGTGAACTCCGGCGTGATCCTCATGGCGGCCACCAACCGTCCCGACGTGCTCGACCCCGCGCTGCTGCGTCCCGGCCGGTTCGACCGCCAGATCGTGGTGGACGTGCCCGACATCAAGGGGCGCGAGGGCATCCTCAAGGTGCACGTGCGCAACATCCCGCTCGCGGCCGACGTCGACCTGCTCACCATCGCGCGGGGCACGCCCGGGTTCGTGGGCGCCGACCTCGCCAACCTGGTGAACGAGGCCGCGCTCATGGCGGCGCGGTTCGGCCAGGAAAAGGTCACCATGCTTGACTTTGAGGAAGCGAAGGACAAGGTGCTCATGGGCGTGGAACGCAAGAGCCTGGTGCTGTCCGACGACGAGAAGCGGAAGACCGCCTACCACGAGGCGGGGCACGCCATCTGCAATCTCTATTGTAAAGAGGCCGACCCACTGCACAAGGTGACCATCATCCCCCGCGGCAGAGCGCTGGGCGTCACGTTCTCGCTGCCGGGCGAGGATAAGCACAGCTACACCAAGGACTTTCTCATCGACCGGATCTGCATCATGATGGGCGGCAGGGTCGCCGAGGAGCTCGTGTTTTCCACCATGACCACCGGCGCGGCCAACGACATCAAGCAGGCGACCGATATCGTGCGCAAGCTCATCTGCGATTATGGAATGTCAAGTGAGCTCGGCCCGCTTTCCTACGGCGAGAAGGACGAGCAGATATTCCTGGGCAGGGAGTTCAACCGGCACCGCGATTACTCCGAAAAGACCGCCGAGGTCATCGACGGCCTCATGCGCAACATCGTCGAGGAACAGTACATCCGGGCGAAGGACATCCTCACCAAGCACCGCGAGGAGCTCGAGAGGCTCGCCGCCGCGCTGCTCGAATACGAATTGCTTGACAGGGAAGACATCATGAAGGCCATTAAGGGGCTTCCCATCGGGTCGCCGAAGAAGACGCGTTCCCTTGTCAAGAAGCCCGCCGACGCGGAAAAGGCGCATGCCGCAGCCGCGGCCGGCGCGTCCGCTGAAAACGCCGGCGGCGCGGGCGCGTCCGCTCCGGGAAGCGGAACGGGAGAAACGCCGGTCCCATAA